In the genome of Ancylomarina subtilis, one region contains:
- the dnaG gene encoding DNA primase — MIDQSTVQKIFDTAQIDEVVSDFVTLRKRGVNFLGLCPFHNEKTPSFTVSPAKGIYKCFGCGKGGNSVNFVMEHEHLDYVGALKYLGKKYHIDIVDEELSPEQEQRKNDRESMMIVNSFAQKYFSEKLLQSEEGMAVGMSYLRERGFREDIIQKFQVGYCLDSWNAFSEQAIQSGYKKEFLVKTGLSIDKEKGLIDRFKGRVLFPIHGIAGRTLGFGGRILKKDPKAAKYLNSPESEVYHKSRILYGIYQAKKSMVQNDKCYLVEGYTDVLAFHQAGIENVVASSGTALTADQIRLVKRFTNNMTIIYDGDPAGIKASLRGIDLVLEQELNVKVLLLPEGEDPDSFSRTMGATELSQYIEKNETDFIVFKTNLLLADAKNDPVKRANLIIDIVRSIAIIPDNIIRSVYVKECSSILNVDERVLYTEINKIKGRLQEEAWKNEQRSNIELQAQEDSIVNQSIIRADNDCDLEERALIRLLLNFGKEELFHNKNEQGEDESILVGNYIVDELERDELGSVNESYQKVFDEYIKNKFNPDFEAKTFFRDHTDSKIVQLAADIMSEPHQLSGMWTRNDSYIESEEMKLKEIVPKLVNEYKGKKVKLLIEEVVQEMQQVQASGDTDRLMELMKQKMVLDQIKNAISKELGNRTVF; from the coding sequence ATGATTGATCAATCAACAGTACAAAAGATTTTTGACACAGCTCAAATTGACGAAGTCGTTTCTGATTTCGTAACACTTCGTAAGCGAGGTGTTAACTTTTTGGGACTATGTCCTTTTCATAATGAAAAGACACCCTCATTTACCGTTTCTCCCGCCAAAGGTATTTACAAATGTTTTGGTTGTGGAAAAGGGGGAAACTCGGTGAACTTTGTTATGGAACATGAGCATCTCGACTACGTGGGTGCTTTAAAATATCTCGGAAAAAAATATCATATCGATATTGTTGACGAGGAATTGTCACCTGAGCAAGAACAACGAAAGAATGATAGGGAGAGTATGATGATTGTCAACTCTTTTGCACAAAAATATTTTTCGGAAAAGCTTTTACAGAGTGAAGAGGGCATGGCCGTTGGGATGAGCTACTTACGAGAGCGTGGTTTTCGTGAAGATATTATTCAGAAGTTTCAAGTTGGATACTGTCTTGATAGTTGGAATGCTTTTTCGGAGCAAGCAATTCAATCAGGTTATAAAAAGGAATTCCTGGTTAAAACAGGCTTAAGCATCGATAAAGAGAAAGGTTTGATTGACCGTTTTAAAGGTCGCGTTCTTTTTCCCATTCATGGGATTGCAGGTAGAACACTTGGTTTTGGTGGTCGAATTTTGAAGAAAGATCCTAAAGCTGCCAAATATTTGAATTCTCCCGAATCGGAGGTTTATCACAAAAGTCGTATTCTTTATGGTATCTATCAGGCTAAAAAGAGCATGGTTCAGAATGATAAATGCTATTTGGTTGAAGGCTATACAGACGTTTTAGCATTTCATCAGGCGGGAATCGAAAATGTGGTTGCTTCTTCAGGAACAGCATTAACAGCAGATCAAATTCGTTTGGTTAAGCGATTCACCAATAATATGACCATTATATATGATGGTGATCCCGCTGGTATCAAAGCTTCACTTCGGGGAATTGATTTGGTTTTGGAACAAGAACTCAATGTTAAGGTTTTATTATTGCCTGAAGGAGAAGATCCCGATTCGTTCTCAAGAACGATGGGGGCAACGGAATTGTCACAATATATAGAGAAGAACGAAACGGACTTCATTGTTTTTAAGACGAATCTACTTTTGGCTGATGCTAAGAACGATCCGGTGAAACGCGCCAATTTAATTATTGATATTGTGCGGTCAATCGCGATTATTCCTGATAATATTATTCGTTCGGTCTATGTAAAGGAATGCAGTAGTATATTAAATGTTGACGAACGCGTTCTTTATACTGAGATTAATAAGATTAAAGGACGTCTTCAGGAAGAAGCCTGGAAAAACGAACAACGTTCGAATATTGAACTACAAGCTCAGGAAGATTCTATCGTTAATCAGAGTATCATTCGTGCCGACAATGATTGTGATTTAGAAGAGAGAGCCTTAATTCGTTTATTACTCAATTTCGGAAAAGAAGAACTGTTTCATAATAAGAATGAACAAGGAGAAGACGAGTCGATTTTAGTAGGGAACTATATCGTAGATGAATTAGAGCGAGATGAATTGGGGTCGGTCAACGAATCTTACCAGAAAGTTTTTGATGAGTATATAAAGAATAAGTTCAATCCGGATTTTGAAGCGAAGACCTTCTTTAGAGATCACACCGATTCAAAAATTGTTCAGCTTGCCGCCGATATTATGAGTGAACCCCACCAATTAAGTGGTATGTGGACTCGTAACGATAGTTATATCGAATCGGAAGAGATGAAATTAAAAGAGATTGTTCCAAAACTGGTGAATGAATATAAAGGTAAAAAGGTTAAACTTTTGATTGAAGAAGTGGTTCAGGAAATGCAACAAGTTCAGGCAAGCGGAGATACAGATCGTTTAATGGAGCTAATGAAACAGAAAATGGTTCTGGATCAAATAAAAAATGCGATTTCAAAAGAGCTGGGCAATAGAACTGTATTTTAA
- a CDS encoding pyridoxamine 5'-phosphate oxidase family protein: MKTVFIEDQKEIDEIINSCDLCHLGVIDIEGRPYVVPMNFGYLDGYIYLHGANFGKLIDSLKNNPDACITFCTDTVLAYQNVEVACSYRVKGKSIVARGTIEFINDYDKKVDALNSLMAQFTDRKFTYNSPAVKNVEIYRMKLDDFTAKEFGKYNEQTFPWMKRHGR, encoded by the coding sequence ATGAAGACTGTATTTATTGAAGATCAGAAGGAAATTGATGAGATTATTAATTCATGTGATCTTTGTCATTTAGGTGTTATCGATATTGAGGGTAGACCTTATGTTGTACCGATGAACTTTGGTTACCTGGATGGTTACATTTATTTACATGGAGCCAATTTTGGAAAGTTGATTGATTCTTTAAAAAATAATCCGGATGCCTGTATCACATTCTGCACCGATACAGTTTTAGCCTATCAAAATGTAGAAGTTGCTTGTAGTTACAGAGTAAAAGGTAAAAGTATTGTAGCAAGAGGAACTATAGAGTTTATTAATGACTACGATAAAAAGGTTGATGCTTTAAATTCGTTGATGGCACAATTTACAGATAGAAAGTTCACCTATAATTCACCGGCCGTTAAAAATGTTGAGATCTACAGAATGAAGCTGGATGATTTTACAGCCAAAGAATTTGGTAAATATAACGAGCAAACTTTCCCTTGGATGAAGAGACATGGTAGGTAA